In Patescibacteria group bacterium, a genomic segment contains:
- the recG gene encoding ATP-dependent DNA helicase RecG, giving the protein MEINLNTEIKYLKGVGPKVAPKLNKLGIYTAQDLIYHYPRRYKDYTQVTKISNLTNNLELKTNNFTIRARVVGIANKRTRRRGFTVTEAVVEDNSGSLKVVWFNQPYLAKMLKAGSEVILNGKVSYDSFSHSLVMESPNRANRPKIVPVYPETAGVSSYFIARLISNINPPAGGQISKLEEYLPQPILDKYDLLGIRSALKNIHEPEDSQALSKARRRIAFDELFLIAIRSQLIKEEIATESAPKIETADPELKKFADALPFELTTDQKKAVWQIAKDLALKKPMNRLLNGDVGSGKTAVAAFAAYIAAKAGFRTALMAPTEILAKQHFETLNKLLEKSDVSVGLLTSSTRKANVAGELERQVIVGTHSLVQGKVEIKNLGLVIVDEQHRFGVNQRAELTKSREGLRPHFLSMTATPIPRSLHLALFGDLDLSIIKSMPKGRKPIKTRFVEETNRLKAYDFIRRQIQSGRQAFVICPLIEESEAQTRETLFDEDRKSVMAEYNRLSKQIFPDLKIGMLHGRMPASPRRGRRGLAKGGKSKDEIMAEFKACKLDILVSTSVVEVGVDIPNATIMMIEDAERFGLAQLHQFRGRVGRGEHQSFCFVFSSTQNPRAIERLKSFENILDGFKLAEQDLKNRGAGDMFGTIQSGYNELRMASYSDIELIDEAAEGAKIVTNNIEKYPAVMEKIDEFLTHKHLE; this is encoded by the coding sequence ATGGAAATAAATTTAAATACCGAAATTAAATATTTGAAGGGTGTCGGGCCAAAGGTTGCACCGAAGCTCAATAAGCTGGGAATTTATACAGCCCAAGATTTGATTTATCATTATCCACGAAGATATAAAGACTATACCCAAGTCACTAAAATTAGTAACTTAACTAATAACTTAGAACTAAAAACTAATAACTTCACGATCCGAGCTCGAGTAGTGGGCATTGCCAATAAAAGAACGAGACGCAGGGGGTTTACCGTGACAGAAGCAGTAGTTGAAGACAACTCCGGATCGCTCAAAGTTGTTTGGTTTAATCAACCATACTTGGCAAAAATGCTGAAAGCTGGATCCGAAGTTATATTAAACGGCAAAGTTTCCTACGATTCTTTTTCTCATTCGCTTGTGATGGAGTCGCCAAACCGAGCGAACCGGCCAAAAATTGTTCCAGTTTATCCTGAGACGGCGGGTGTGTCGAGCTACTTCATAGCTCGATTGATCTCAAATATTAATCCGCCGGCTGGCGGACAAATCTCAAAACTTGAGGAATATTTACCACAACCCATTTTAGATAAATATGATCTCTTAGGAATCCGGTCGGCTCTGAAAAATATCCACGAGCCGGAGGATTCGCAAGCCTTATCGAAAGCGAGGCGGAGAATAGCATTCGACGAATTATTTCTGATTGCCATCCGTTCGCAATTAATCAAGGAAGAGATCGCAACAGAATCAGCCCCAAAAATTGAGACCGCAGATCCCGAACTTAAGAAATTTGCAGATGCTCTGCCATTCGAGCTTACCACCGATCAGAAAAAGGCTGTTTGGCAAATCGCTAAAGATCTAGCATTAAAAAAACCAATGAATAGGCTACTTAACGGGGATGTCGGGAGCGGAAAAACTGCGGTTGCTGCATTCGCTGCCTACATTGCTGCGAAAGCCGGCTTCCGAACGGCACTTATGGCGCCGACAGAGATCCTTGCCAAACAGCATTTTGAAACACTTAATAAGCTTTTAGAAAAATCAGATGTTTCAGTCGGGCTTTTGACTTCCTCTACGAGAAAGGCAAATGTTGCGGGCGAGCTCGAGAGGCAGGTGATAGTGGGGACGCATTCTTTGGTTCAGGGCAAAGTTGAAATCAAGAACTTGGGGCTCGTGATCGTGGACGAACAACATAGATTCGGTGTAAATCAACGGGCGGAACTCACGAAGAGCAGAGAAGGGTTAAGGCCGCACTTTCTATCGATGACAGCGACGCCAATTCCAAGATCATTGCATCTCGCGCTCTTCGGCGATCTTGACTTGTCGATTATCAAATCCATGCCGAAAGGCCGAAAACCGATCAAAACCAGATTTGTTGAGGAGACAAATAGGCTAAAAGCATATGACTTCATTCGCCGGCAGATTCAATCTGGCCGCCAAGCCTTTGTGATTTGCCCGCTGATTGAAGAATCGGAAGCGCAAACGAGAGAAACACTATTCGACGAAGATAGAAAATCGGTAATGGCGGAATACAATCGATTGAGCAAACAGATCTTTCCTGATCTAAAGATTGGAATGCTCCACGGTCGAATGCCCGCCTCGCCCCGACGGGGCAGGCGAGGTCTCGCCAAAGGCGGAAAATCAAAAGACGAAATAATGGCTGAATTTAAAGCTTGTAAACTTGATATATTGGTATCTACATCGGTGGTCGAGGTAGGGGTGGATATTCCGAATGCAACGATCATGATGATCGAAGATGCTGAGCGGTTTGGGCTGGCACAATTGCATCAATTCCGTGGCAGAGTTGGCCGTGGCGAGCATCAGTCCTTCTGCTTTGTATTTTCAAGTACCCAGAACCCGCGGGCGATAGAGCGACTGAAATCTTTTGAAAACATTCTTGATGGGTTCAAGCTGGCAGAGCAAGATCTTAAGAACCGCGGGGCTGGTGATATGTTTGGAACCATACAGTCGGGGTATAATGAGCTCAGGATGGCATCGTATTCCGACATCGAGCTCATCGATGAAGCGGCGGAAGGGGCAAAGATCGTTACGAATAATATTGAAAAATATCCGGCAGTTATGGAGAAAATTGATGAATTTTTAACGCATAAACACTTAGAATAA
- a CDS encoding cysteine desulfurase family protein, producing MKRIYLDNAATTPVAPEVIEAMTPYFGVSFGNPSSVHGFGQEARAAVDKAREFLAFFLDCAPSEILFTSGGSESDNLAIRGVIESMLPDYKGMNKKPHVVTSTFEHHAVLDTVKDLEKQGKIEATYISPEQDGVINSQQVVKAIRKNTALVSVMYVNNEIGTAQPIREIGKMIEKENLGRLEKNPNAQKIYFHTDAVQAAEYFEMGTKYLHVDLLTMTAHKIYGPKGVGLLFAKKGTPLKPEITGGGQEYKKRAGTENVAGIVGFAKAAELVIRDAADTDGAIVSEDFPSLKMTNATEKSLKLREKLIRGIVDNIANAKLNGTDICRSPNNVNISFAGIEGESILLNLDMLGIAASTGSACTSGSLEPSHVIMALGYPEERAHSSIRFTIGRYTTEEEIDRLMEVLPGIIEKLRKISPIG from the coding sequence GTGAAGAGAATATATCTAGATAATGCTGCGACCACGCCAGTTGCGCCGGAAGTTATTGAAGCAATGACGCCATATTTTGGCGTGAGTTTCGGCAATCCTTCGTCGGTTCACGGGTTTGGGCAGGAGGCGAGAGCGGCAGTCGACAAAGCCAGAGAATTTTTGGCATTTTTTCTTGATTGCGCTCCAAGCGAAATTCTATTTACATCTGGCGGGTCGGAATCGGATAATCTGGCTATCCGCGGCGTGATCGAATCGATGTTGCCAGACTATAAAGGCATGAATAAAAAACCTCATGTTGTAACTTCAACATTTGAACATCATGCAGTTTTGGATACCGTAAAAGATCTAGAGAAACAGGGGAAAATCGAAGCTACCTACATAAGCCCGGAGCAAGATGGCGTAATCAATAGCCAGCAAGTAGTAAAAGCAATCCGTAAAAACACTGCCCTGGTTTCTGTAATGTATGTAAATAATGAAATTGGCACAGCACAGCCGATCCGCGAAATTGGCAAGATGATTGAGAAGGAAAACCTGGGTCGGCTTGAAAAAAACCCCAATGCCCAAAAAATTTATTTCCATACCGATGCAGTGCAAGCAGCAGAGTATTTCGAAATGGGAACTAAATATTTGCATGTCGATCTTCTTACAATGACGGCTCATAAAATTTATGGGCCGAAGGGAGTCGGCCTTTTATTCGCCAAAAAAGGCACCCCGCTTAAGCCGGAAATCACCGGTGGTGGACAAGAATACAAGAAGCGAGCGGGCACGGAGAATGTCGCGGGCATAGTCGGTTTTGCCAAGGCGGCCGAACTAGTAATCCGCGATGCCGCTGACACCGATGGGGCGATTGTGTCAGAGGATTTTCCATCTCTTAAAATGACTAATGCAACGGAAAAATCATTGAAATTGAGAGAAAAATTAATCAGGGGTATTGTCGATAATATTGCAAATGCCAAATTGAATGGCACGGATATTTGCAGAAGCCCGAATAATGTAAATATTTCATTTGCCGGCATCGAAGGCGAGTCGATTCTGCTCAATTTGGATATGCTAGGGATCGCGGCCTCTACAGGTTCGGCTTGTACATCGGGTTCCCTTGAACCCTCACATGTGATAATGGCGCTTGGATACCCCGAAGAAAGAGCACATAGCTCAATTCGATTCACAATTGGGAGATACACCACCGAAGAAGAAATAGATCGCCTTATGGAAGTATTGCCGGGAATAATTGAGAAATTAAGAAAGATAAGCCCAATTGGATAG
- a CDS encoding bifunctional 5,10-methylenetetrahydrofolate dehydrogenase/5,10-methenyltetrahydrofolate cyclohydrolase, protein MMNMFDGRKIRNEILDDLKIRVASFQQKPVLAVIWIGEDFATARYIESKERAAEKIGVHFDLFKYPTEVTQEEVEKKILELNQNQSVDGIMIQIPIPEYLNLNDLIKQIDPAKDVDGLNFCRGGICNFRPPVTISIMEAIKRSGINYKESKIAIIGKGFLVGSPLARMLESENADIRIADEETPYLATITSDADIVISATGTANLIKPDMVKNGVVLIDAGTTEVGGELRGDIDINCYRKASFYTPVPGGIGPMTVAMLFANLVKSAETRQA, encoded by the coding sequence ATGATGAACATGTTTGATGGCAGAAAAATCAGAAACGAAATACTCGATGATTTGAAAATTCGAGTTGCAAGCTTTCAACAAAAGCCTGTTCTTGCGGTGATTTGGATCGGTGAAGATTTTGCGACGGCGCGTTATATTGAGTCAAAAGAACGAGCAGCGGAGAAAATCGGTGTGCATTTTGACTTGTTCAAATATCCGACAGAGGTAACTCAAGAAGAAGTTGAGAAAAAAATTCTAGAACTCAATCAAAATCAATCGGTTGATGGAATTATGATCCAGATTCCGATTCCAGAATATTTGAATCTAAATGACCTAATCAAACAAATTGATCCGGCAAAAGATGTCGATGGCTTAAACTTTTGCAGGGGTGGAATCTGTAATTTCCGGCCGCCAGTCACGATCTCGATAATGGAAGCGATCAAGCGATCCGGTATTAATTATAAGGAATCAAAAATTGCGATAATTGGCAAAGGCTTTTTAGTAGGTTCACCTCTTGCTCGTATGCTGGAATCGGAGAATGCCGATATTCGAATTGCTGATGAAGAGACGCCATACCTAGCAACGATAACTTCCGATGCCGATATTGTCATTTCGGCAACCGGAACGGCAAATCTGATCAAGCCGGATATGGTCAAAAACGGGGTGGTTTTGATCGATGCGGGGACCACCGAGGTTGGCGGGGAATTGCGCGGTGATATAGATATAAATTGCTATCGCAAGGCGTCCTTTTATACTCCTGTGCCGGGTGGAATCGGGCCAATGACAGTAGCGATGCTATTTGCGAACTTAGTTAAATCAGCGGAAACGAGACAAGCATAA
- a CDS encoding iron-sulfur cluster assembly scaffold protein: MQYSDEVMKHFSSPHNVGEIENADGIGEVGNPKCGDMMKITIKVGKKDGKEYIEDVKFLTLGCAAAIAASSMMTDLSKGKTLDEALEITRDDINDSLGKLPAQKYHCSILSAEGIHKAIEDYKNKSKIQLKN; the protein is encoded by the coding sequence ATGCAATATAGTGATGAAGTAATGAAACATTTTTCAAGCCCTCACAATGTGGGGGAAATTGAAAATGCCGATGGAATTGGCGAGGTCGGCAATCCGAAATGCGGCGATATGATGAAAATTACTATCAAAGTTGGAAAAAAGGACGGCAAAGAATATATCGAGGATGTTAAATTTTTAACACTTGGTTGTGCCGCAGCAATCGCCGCAAGCTCGATGATGACGGATCTTTCTAAGGGCAAAACTTTGGATGAAGCGCTTGAAATTACTCGCGATGATATCAATGACTCCTTGGGCAAATTACCGGCTCAGAAGTATCATTGTTCGATCCTATCAGCAGAAGGAATTCATAAGGCGATAGAGGATTACAAAAACAAATCAAAAATACAACTCAAAAATTGA
- a CDS encoding helix-hairpin-helix domain-containing protein → MWKQKPKIKFKEWRRRKLDSVKEGWGRFLISIHIRKKPEDPKIKNVLPDLPEESIFSAEFVERHRVAIGGILLVLILLSGGFLLYRENYFKPVLEKRITDQDARIEKLEAEIGDLSKQNAPVSSSAAVTATAPAETGQIAGASTSVSASSANKPVGKINLNTATAAQLDTLPGIGTAYATRIIDYRTQHGGFKSIEELKNVKGIGDKTFEKLADLVTI, encoded by the coding sequence ATGTGGAAGCAAAAGCCAAAGATCAAATTTAAAGAGTGGCGGCGGCGAAAGTTGGACTCTGTTAAGGAGGGGTGGGGAAGATTTTTGATTTCAATTCATATTAGGAAAAAACCCGAAGACCCGAAAATAAAAAATGTTTTACCCGATTTGCCGGAGGAAAGCATATTTTCCGCGGAATTTGTCGAGCGACATCGGGTTGCTATTGGGGGAATCTTGCTTGTTCTAATACTCCTTTCGGGCGGTTTTTTGCTCTATCGCGAAAATTATTTCAAGCCGGTGCTTGAGAAGAGAATCACTGATCAGGATGCAAGAATAGAAAAATTGGAAGCAGAGATAGGCGATTTGTCGAAACAAAATGCGCCTGTGTCAAGCTCTGCGGCTGTTACGGCAACTGCGCCTGCTGAAACTGGACAGATAGCCGGCGCTTCGACTTCGGTGTCGGCGTCATCGGCAAACAAACCTGTTGGAAAGATTAATCTTAATACCGCTACGGCGGCACAGCTAGACACGTTACCAGGCATCGGCACGGCATATGCGACTCGAATCATTGACTATCGAACTCAACATGGCGGATTTAAATCGATAGAAGAGCTCAAAAATGTAAAAGGAATTGGCGACAAGACCTTCGAAAAGCTTGCCGACCTCGTGACAATATAA
- a CDS encoding type II toxin-antitoxin system prevent-host-death family antitoxin has product MKNINVNELQNNISKVLKEVEDGDVFEVVRYSKPVAYLISKSDFDNLSKQENCKKCVSDLRKVVSIVEKSKEDK; this is encoded by the coding sequence ATGAAAAATATCAACGTAAACGAATTGCAAAATAACATTTCTAAGGTTCTTAAAGAAGTTGAGGACGGAGATGTGTTTGAGGTTGTCAGGTATTCCAAGCCGGTGGCTTATTTAATATCTAAATCTGATTTTGATAATTTGTCCAAACAGGAAAATTGCAAGAAGTGCGTTTCTGATTTAAGAAAAGTAGTATCGATCGTTGAGAAATCAAAGGAAGATAAGTGA
- the mnmA gene encoding tRNA 2-thiouridine(34) synthase MnmA, with protein MKIAVAMSGGVDSSVVAKMLKDEGHELVGLFLKLWSDPMCNVVKENRCCNYEALEDARKVAHGLGIPFYVINAVDEFKKDVVDYFIDEYKKLKTPNPCIVCNEKIKFDLLLKKALSIGCDYLATGHYARIQKLPVASYQLLAGIDGTKDQSYMLYRLNQNQLSKTLFPLGEMKKKDVRELAKKWDLPVKEKPESQEICFFGDRDYRFFLKRYLDQKYFKPGEIADKEGNVLGTHEGLVNYTIGQRKGIDQLQSASCQLKTQKKPLYVVGFNVSKNQLIVGDDEDIYSKEMTVTDLNWLIEPQNLRAEELMSLKVKIRYRHAAVPCEIKGQISKIKNIVVEFDEPQRAITPGQSAVFYLGDEVLGGGYIK; from the coding sequence ATGAAAATTGCGGTCGCAATGTCCGGTGGAGTTGATTCTTCCGTCGTGGCAAAAATGTTAAAAGATGAGGGCCACGAATTAGTCGGGCTTTTTTTGAAATTATGGTCTGACCCTATGTGTAATGTGGTAAAGGAAAATCGATGTTGCAACTATGAGGCGCTCGAAGACGCGCGAAAGGTGGCGCACGGCCTTGGTATCCCGTTCTATGTTATAAACGCTGTGGATGAATTCAAAAAAGATGTTGTTGACTATTTCATCGATGAATACAAAAAATTAAAAACCCCAAACCCGTGCATTGTCTGTAATGAAAAAATCAAATTTGATCTTCTACTTAAAAAAGCGCTTTCTATCGGCTGTGATTATCTTGCGACAGGACATTATGCGCGAATCCAGAAGCTGCCAGTAGCCAGTTATCAGCTTTTAGCTGGTATCGACGGCACCAAGGATCAAAGCTACATGCTCTATCGATTGAATCAGAATCAGCTATCAAAAACTCTGTTTCCGCTCGGAGAAATGAAGAAGAAAGATGTGCGGGAACTGGCAAAAAAGTGGGATCTGCCGGTCAAGGAAAAGCCGGAAAGCCAGGAAATTTGCTTTTTTGGTGATCGTGATTATCGCTTTTTTTTGAAAAGATATTTGGATCAGAAATATTTTAAACCCGGCGAAATTGCCGATAAAGAGGGGAATGTACTCGGGACTCACGAAGGATTGGTCAATTATACAATCGGACAACGCAAAGGAATAGATCAACTGCAATCTGCAAGCTGTCAGCTAAAAACTCAAAAAAAACCACTTTATGTGGTTGGATTTAATGTTTCGAAAAACCAACTGATCGTGGGTGACGATGAGGATATATATAGCAAAGAGATGACGGTGACAGATTTGAATTGGTTGATCGAACCTCAAAACTTAAGGGCTGAAGAACTTATGAGCCTTAAGGTCAAAATAAGATATCGGCATGCAGCGGTGCCATGCGAGATCAAAGGTCAAATATCAAAGATCAAAAACATTGTAGTTGAATTTGATGAGCCGCAAAGAGCGATTACTCCCGGTCAATCCGCAGTGTTCTACTTGGGTGATGAAGTTTTGGGAGGGGGATACATTAAATAA